Genomic DNA from Manihot esculenta cultivar AM560-2 chromosome 15, M.esculenta_v8, whole genome shotgun sequence:
TAGATTTTTAACATTTCCTGatcaatgaaatttaaaaaaaataatagtatattttttatattttatatgatttCATAATTATAGAAATTTGTGGGTATATTTAAATCAACGGGAGAGATTGAGattagtatttaaaaaaaaaaaaagaaaaacctttGTTTTTCTCTCAAAATATGGCACCATATTGtgttaaaattcataaattagTGGGTGATTCATGAATTTTTTCTAAGTTCCCTTAAAGCATTTACTTAAAACAGAAGCcgttaagttttttttattgattctaatatttctaaatttttattattatcataaaattgcatttttcataaaaatattataaataaattgcatTTACATATGTACagttatgtatgattgatgatAAAAATGTATTATGTGAGTAAAATCCCCTAACAATATTagataaattcaaataattactGCTTCATTAATTTCTTAAGGGCActtagaaatttttaattaataatatacatatacgtttaattatagtttattcaatttatttattaaaattttaaatttaataatttatataattaactaattattaaTATTCTCTTCCtttacaaattatttaattggaaTATGAAAAGTTTACCTTTGACTTGGACTATGTGTAATCCCAACTATAAAGATggaatattgttttttttttttaaaaaaaaaaaaactatatagaTGGAATAAATTGATTCATGAGGTAGCAGTTTTTTTGTTCTGTAGATCATTGGTATTCGGACTATAGTTAAATTCTTATAGAAAAGCCGAACTCCAGACCTATTAAAGTTCACTATGACTCATCAGTATATAATTTCGTCCATGGTTGGAGCAGATCGGACTGATCTGGTGCCCTTAATAATATGTGAATCTCAAACACTCCAGTCCTTATTAAGCCTGTGAAAGAGGGGAGGTCATAGCCTCATGACGACCCAATGCATCGGTCCATAATTATGATTCCAAACGTCGAAACTCGACTTGTCCGATTGGATGGATCAACAGAATTACAGACCTCTATACACCCAGAAGCGAGCCCATGCTGGtacagaaaaaaattaaataatcgtttgccaatagaaaaaaaaaaaaagaatttataaGTACGGCTCTGAACGACGAAAACACATGGCCAAAACAATTAGATATATAGAGAGGAAAAGGAGAGGAGAGAGGATTAAACTTATACACACGTTTTGTAACtctattttttttgaatttcagaatatcaaatatataatatttattctaaTCAAAATTTGTTATTAATTAATGCACTAAAcaataatgaattttaatttattaacactgtaattatttttaaaattgagagatatTGAATTCAAATCTAGttgaagtgaaaaaaaaaaaatcaacagatTTATATAATCCGTCTAGTGCACCCAATTGCCATATAATTCTTATCTGGGAAGTACATGATCACATGCCACTGAAAGACCCAAGCTCTCTACTAGATAGCAaaccttatatttttttttttttgtaccaTAGTACAGTGATAGTAATTTCACAGAAGAAACCCTAAATGGGTCTCTTGCtataatggaaaaaaaaaaaaataagagagtGCTCATTACAATTTATACAAGATATGTTATTGTAATAAAAGaaacttaaataattaatagcCAATCAAATACTACCATGATCTCCTCTCCCTTGATTATGACCACAAGTGTCATTATTCCAAGTTGAAGGATAATACAAAGCAGAATTTTGATCATAAGAagcagatgatgatgatgatgataatccTCCATGGCCCATCCTTGTTGATCTTCCAAATGATGTTGGTGGCATTTCATTACATGCATACCTTATCAAATCAGCATTTGTAGCATCTAATTCTTTTTGGAGTCTAATGACTTGTCTTTGGAGAACAGAAATGGCACCAACACAGCCATACACTGGATCTTTCATCCTTGCCTCAGCTTCATAGGCTAGAGAGTTGACTGCATCTTCTCTCTGATGAGGGAGGACTTCATTCAGCAGCTTGCTTACATTGCTTGCACCAAATATTTTGTGAACATTGGCAAATTTCTGAGGCTCTTCTGGTGGAAAATATGGTGCAAATATGCAATCTGGCAAGCATTTTCTCCTCAAGAACTTGCAAGCAGCACATGGTGAATTGGAGTAGCTAGAAGATGCCATCCACTATTTGTATGCTGCAATcaaacatttaattaatttttttggattttttttccaGTTTATATTCTCTTACCTAAATTTGGAATTTacaatattatcaaaatattttgaatttttcttcAAAATATTGACTGATGTAGACAAAATCTTgctctatttaatttatatggaAATTTCTTTAgactatataatatatataaaacttcTTTTACTGTTTTTGCCAGCAAAGCATTATATGTCttccttaattaattatatattattatttaactatcTCATCTTGAAAATTTACACACAAAACCATATATGGtaaaaacaaatatattttttcagaggaaaaataaagaaataaatttaaaaaatatatatagagagagagagagtttgtgTGTTAGGATTCTTGTAAATTTGGTCAAAATATTTCTGCCAAGaatctctctgtctctctatACTTGGCTTTTTGAAATTTTCATACCTAGTTAGCTACACCTACTGCAGTGTTACAGAAACTCAAGATTCTAAATTAGCTGTGGATCTCAAAGATGCAAACTTAACCCTTCCTTACAGAAAACATTTCTTAACTGGAATTCTGGCAACAATCAAATCCATGTGGCAACAGTcttttagtttaattaataCTGTACATCAATGGGTacaattgaaattgaagagaataaatgaaaatgaaacgATCATATATATGCGTGTATAGCagggaaagagagagagagagttataGGAGGGCCGCTTTGTACTTACCTTTTTCTGTGACTAGATTTCTTTGATCAGGAATGGTTTCCTCTTGTGTAGGTTCTTTCAAGATCAGTAGTTTGATTGTACTAAGGAAGAAAGACTATTCATccattgagagagagagaaattccTTAAGAGGTAGCTTGAAGATGTGAGTTGAAATAAGAGGAAACCCTAGTTATAGGGCAGAGAGAGAAACCTGCAAACACAGTGACAAAAGGTAAGGAAGATTTAGAGCAAAAGGGAGGCAAAGAGCATTTTAGTGAAGAGGGATTTTTAGAAAGCAAAAGACAAGTGCAATAAATGGAGCAACTAGCAAAAGGATGACTATGACACTGCTGTTTTAATAATATCAAACACTGTTCAAGAACTTGCCCAATTACCTTAAagggttttttttaaaaaaacaaaaaaaacaaaaaattcttgaaaaaattattagctAGCTAGGCCAATTTTTGCATGACTGGGAAGAGATCATGATTCAGAAATCAGACAATTCAAAAGATCAGAACAGGTCAACTACCGAGTTGAATAAACCAGATACTCAACAGTAATAACTTCATATCATCAGAGCTACTAATGAAGAAAACAGCTCATCTGTTTCATTACAAAACAAGAGCTGCAAAAATTCTGCCAAGATTTTTGACTTCATCCCGGAGATATATGAACATGAAGCCAAATCATCACTGAAAAATAGGTTACtccattaaaaatttcaaaaggaAAACAACAAGGGCGTTAAAGAGGATTGCCAGAATCTACCACACATATATCGTATCTGCAGCTTgattaattattcatatattcAGTAGATAGGAAACCAGTTAATGCAGAATTCaactgaaatttttatataataaatgtcAACATATGTGTACTAATAAACAGTGCTAAGGACAGCCGCAGGGTAGGTTTTGTGGCACCACCTTTAATTCTAGGACactactctctctctctttctttctttctttttttttttttaatggttgGTACAATGAAAGCCATGGATCAGTCCACCTCCCCAgccccttcttcttctccaaggTCATTTCTCATCATATGAATCCTTATGCCATAATTCCACACATGCAGTGATGAAACACACCCAATGTATATATTTAAACCCTAACTTATAGAAAAAGGGTAGATGAAAAGATTGGATTCTTTGCAAAATCTCTCTTTCTGTCCCAGCATAACCCTATTTCAATCAATAGTAGTGACCACAATCATCAAATAAATTGTACCCTTTTTTAACTATGTGAGCATGTGTGGATGCAGTACATATCTATCTCTATTCAGTGAGATCTATATATACCTAAATACAatgaaaaatcatcaaaaaaattttaaaaaaaataaagctgTTAACTTGTATTATTGAATTCAACTATGAAGCATGAAACTCTGatacattatatttatattaagatAATTTTCATTTGTGGTTAGAGAAGAAGTAGACATATATACAAGGACATATATGGGCTGGCCacccaaaaaattaaaaaatgaaaatggtTAATTGGGTCACTCTCATTTTCACTTGTGAGATAGCTTTTTTATCTTATCTTTTTCTCCTCTAGCTAGACAAAGCGACACAAATTGCATAGTGTAAATGTATACTCAATAATTGCCAGGACTAGAGATCAATATATTCTAAAATCTGAGTTGTAGACAAATGCTGACGAGATATTACAATCTGAGCAGCACAACTTTGGAGAAATTTCAGCAATCATCACATGTATGCCACCATATTTGTACAGTCAATTTCAAAGCTTCCACACATCATCAGTTCATAGATTAATTTTTCACTAGTTACTCCTTAATTTTCTCAACAGCATCTAAGATTTCAGGAGTTATTTAGATTCAAAGAAGATACTGTAGAGAACAGAAGAAGGAAGAATTAGTAGTTGAAGATTAAGTGTTTGGTAATAAAGATATATAACAATGATTGTGTGAGATTTGGATAAAGCCAAACAAGGTACTGTCAATTGTCTGATAATGGATACATCATAGATGAGTGGGTCACAGAGAGAAGTTCAGTGGGTGGCTAGGGATTCaccattttcattatttttaagcATTTTCCTTTGTTGTATTATGATAGGTAGCTTTTGTTGAATAATAATAAGATTGTATATGGATgggttgaaagaaaaagaatataccagaaaaaaattttagatttttattaattcatataaattcataaattataattaatttgaaaataagtTAGGTTTAGGTGTGATCATAAATGGAATAAAGGGTATAATaaggaaaatttaattttttattttatataataatatattttactaaataatttatttttatatttaataaaattataattataattgtaattttttatttattttaaaattttaaatgaataactattttatggtacgaaaataaaacatataaatgattttttaaaccattattattgatttataaacataatttaaatatataaaataataatttttttattattattattattttatatttatatttatagtagTGTTCAATCAAATCATTCTCAATTgcttttaaattatgaaattcaataattgagaggaaaaaagaattattttttttttataaaatttgcaTTAATGGCTTTAAGTACATATTAAGCcttaaaatttagtaataatTAAAAACATCATAGAAGTCAACTATGCATGTACATTTAGATTGaattacttttataaaatatattttttttatttaatgaaattaaaaaaaaataactctcTTGTAccttttacaaataaataaaatgattaaaataatatgaaaagaaAACTTTAGAATTACACAATTATTTGATGAAAGTATATATTTAAGTAGGAGCATGTGACAACCATAACCAAAAAAACTATGATTATACTCTAATTTGATTTAGAtttgttttatgaaaaatttttagATAAATTCGATCCGCAATGAATTAAATAAGcaaatctatttatttttttcggtGGGATTCACTCTTTATGCGTCGGAAATTTTTTAGTCTATTAATAAATcagattcaaataaaaatttcttaGGTCTTATATGGTGCATGAGTCGTTACCTTAACCGTAAGGAGAGGGATGCCGAAAACAGGGTTAGTGACTGGAGTTAAGTCGTAACAAGGTAGCCGTACTGGAAGGTGCGGCTGGATCACCTCCTTTTCAGGGAGAGATAATGCTTGTTGGGTATTTTTGTTTAACACTGCTTCATACCCAAAAAGAAGGGAGCTCCGTATGAGTTAAACTTGTCGATAACAAATTAAATATGCCTAAACTTATAGAATGGAaggataaaaataaatcaatcccTTATTTCTTAATCTATCTTAATTATTTGATAGCTTAAAAGTCATCAAGAAAAGAAATTTAGAGAGATGCCTTACCTACTATATCTCACATTACTCAAATCAAAATCCCAACAATATTGTCACTAACTTACATCAATAATATATCAAcacaaactttttaaaatattatttaaaaaaataaaatatctaaaaaactttaatttatttaaaatgtaatgTTAATATTTTCAGAAAAAGAAATTCGATTTTAAGAAACTTtgacaataaaattattaattttttatgagagATTATATAAAAGatatgtgaaaaaataaaattataaagattaaataatataaatagttaatattataaaaaataaataagtagataaatatttaaaattaaaaggataatttttaatagaaagataaaaattttgactttataattgaatttaaagaaatcaatattaaataattaattttgaagaaATACAAAACTTTATATTAACATGTACTTTTCTTAGGTATTGGGCTTATTGAGATTAGGCAATGCAAGGAAAGTTAGAGAGAAGATAAAGAAGAATATTGAAAAGGTGGCCCTAATGATTAGAAAGccaattatttattgataaaatgtatataataaGCTTTGCATCATTCTCTCtcaattaattgaatttttttaattatgtagtttcacttttttttatataattttatcccTCGAGAATTTCAGAAATCACCTAATTTTATTGTTGATAATTATATTATCTCACTGAAATTTAagatattaaaaagttaaaaataataacaaatgcaaagatagaagagaattattatgaaattaaaatgtGAGAAAATATACTTCTAAACtatttaaaagtatttaatcAGGTAggataatttttcatttttttattaaaatagttaatcagatcagtattttttttttcaaaaatacagTGGATTTATTACTGTAGTGAATATTTCTTGATTGATTAGATGGTATTCTGACATTAAATACCAAAAAGTGGAGGAAAATAAGAACCCACCAACCACAGAAGCCATGTTGTTTTGGCAAAAAAGTCAAAAAAGCTTGATGTGGATTCATAAACTTCCTAAAAAGGCATTGTATTGAGCATTAACCaatcttatatatatatgggTAATTGGTCAATAATAAATAAAGCCAATAAAAACATTAATTTAAGCTAAATTTCTAATTACTTTGtaatcaaaattgaaattttggCCCCCCTTGTTATGCAAGTAGGCCTGTAAAGGTATTCAATTAGCTGTAAAATTTTTCAGCTGTATTTTCACTTCCCCAGATAggaatagaataaaattttcaatgttAACATCTATAGAAGACAAGTAATTACATAAATGATATGACTAAAGTAATAATAAACCATGATGGCGCAATTTGTTCTGGGTTGAAAGATATCAAATTTATGCTGGCCACATTGAGATGACCTTTTTAACCAGTGTAGCAAATATGAATTGCCTATATCGGATAATGGGTTCATTTGAATCATTTCTGCTCTTTGATTACATCAAATGCCTTCTTAATCTTCCCTAATTAACCACCATCCAACAATTTTGATAGACAGAAGCATCCCACTGTTGTGTCAATGATACTTCAGGCTACAGCAAGCCAGAAACAGAAGCAATTGAATCTTAgttattgaaaatttgaaatcaATATGACTGTATAAGCTCCAATGTACATGTTTCAATTCTTGTACTATactaccccccccccccccacaaaaaaaaaagatgtgGAATAATTTTATGGTACAAATTACTGACCAAGAGATTCCTCTGGTTTCTTGCTATACATTTCAACTTCAATCCTGCAAAATGAAAATGCAACACCTTCAAAAGTTGAACTCCAGTTGATGAAAATTTATCAAAGCACAGAAGAGGAAAGGGAAGAAAATGGAATTTACCTATAATCTAAGAAAGTGATCCCACCAGCTGCACAAGAAAAAGCACCCGACACACAGGATGTTGCTCATTGATCTTCTCATACTGTTATCATATTATCTCTCACTGCGCTGCTAGAAAGTAATCCCGGATGGTTTTTCTTTTCAGGGAAGATGGGGGGTTCAACACAGAAGATGGACTCTTCATTGCTGCTTCTGGTGTTCTCTCAAAAGTTTCTTTTGAATCAGAACCTAATGAGTACCTTTTCTCCTGGGCTTCAGGTGTACTTACTGCAGGCATGGTGATAGAGATTGGTGAGTCAGTTTCATGGCATTCAGTTTCATGGCATACTTCTTCAGGATGCAAATAACCAGGAGCAGGATATTTTGCAAGACCCGTAAGTTCTTCATTCCTTAAAAGCCTTTTACATTCTTCGGTTGGAATTGCCATTATTCTCCTTCTAATGGAAG
This window encodes:
- the LOC110601412 gene encoding LOB domain-containing protein 25 encodes the protein MASSSYSNSPCAACKFLRRKCLPDCIFAPYFPPEEPQKFANVHKIFGASNVSKLLNEVLPHQREDAVNSLAYEAEARMKDPVYGCVGAISVLQRQVIRLQKELDATNADLIRYACNEMPPTSFGRSTRMGHGGLSSSSSSASYDQNSALYYPSTWNNDTCGHNQGRGDHGSI